The Plectropomus leopardus isolate mb unplaced genomic scaffold, YSFRI_Pleo_2.0 unplaced_scaffold26962, whole genome shotgun sequence nucleotide sequence TGCAAGACGACTTGAGGAAAAGGATTCCCTGGTGTCTCAACTAACCAGAGGAAAACAGTCATACACTCAACAAATTGAGGACCTTAAAAGACAACTAGAAGAGGAAGTTAAGGTAGCAAGCAAATAACAATGAGAACTTGATACAGATGTCAGTGTAAAGATCCACAAAGATATGCTTTTATTTCAGGCCAAGAATGCTTTAGCCCATGCAGTGCAGTCTGCTCGTCATGACTGTGACCTGCTCAGGGAGCAGtatgaggaggagcaggaggccaAGGCTGAATTGCAGCGTGGCATGTCCAAGGCCAACTCAGAGGTGGCTCAGTGGAGAACTAAGTACGAAACTGATGCCATCCAGAGAACTGAGGAACTGGAGGAGGCCAAGTGAGTAAAATGCATTTCTACTCCAACAATTTGGCAAAGTATAAAAGCAGTAAACCTTGAATGAATTGTATCATAATGCAGGAAGAAGCTGGCTCAGCGTCTGCAGGAGGCTGAGGAAACTGCTGAAGCAGTAAATGCTAAATGTTCCTCTCTGGAGAAGACCAAACACAGGCTGCAGAATGAGATTGAAGATCTTATGGTTGACGTGGAGAGGtctaatgctgctgctgctgctctggacAAGAAGCAAAGAAACTTTGACAAGGTTGGATTTTAAATGCATAAGGCACCTTTGCTCTCTTAAATGAAGAATTTGAGTATAATTGACCTTGAGGCACACATATTTCAGATCTTGGCAGAGTGGAAACAAAAGTATGAAGAGTCTCAAACAGAGCTGGAGAGCTCTCAAAAGGAGGCCAGGTCCCTGAGCACTGAACTCTTCAAACTGAAGAACTCCTATGAAGAATCACTGGAACATCTGGAGACGATGAAGCGAGAGAATAAGAATCTGCAGGGTAAGGGTAACTCCAGCTTATGCCTCTATTGTAGAATTTGTTTAGTGACTAAACCCTTAATAatgttgcatgttgtttttcagaggaAATATCTGACctcactgagcaaattggggaGAGTGGGAAGAGTATTCATGAGCTTGAGAAGATTCGAAAACAGTTGGAGCAAGAGAAGTCTGAGATACAAGCAGCCCTGGAAGAAGCAGAGGTGTGTTGAAATCAGAGTTCTCACAGAGGACCTTATGCGTGTTTTTTGGTAATTGGTAATAAccagttttattcatttatttttatttcataatagGCCTCATTAGAGCATGAGGAAGGGAAGATTCTCAGAGCCCAGCTTGAATTTAACCAGATTAAGGCCGATATTGAGCGCAAGCTGGCTGAGAAAGATGAAGAGATGGAGCAAGCAAAGAGAAACCAACAGCGTACTGTGGACACTCTTCAAAGCTCTCTCGAGGCAGAGACTCGCAGCAGGAATGAGGCCCTCCGTTtgaagaagaagatggaggGAGACCTCAATGAGATGGAGATCCAGCTGAGCCAGGCCAACAGGCAGGCAGCTGAGGCTCAGAAACAACTTAAGGCTGTTCATGCACATCTAAAGGTTTGTGTTATTAACAAAAAACCCACCTGGGACATATAATGTTATTACTTGGTTTGACTTGCTTCACAATAAATGTCACTCTTCTAGGATGCACAACTCCAGCTTGATGAGTCTCTTCGAGCC carries:
- the LOC121937638 gene encoding myosin-7-like; the protein is MQKAKLQTENGELARRLEEKDSLVSQLTRGKQSYTQQIEDLKRQLEEEVKAKNALAHAVQSARHDCDLLREQYEEEQEAKAELQRGMSKANSEVAQWRTKYETDAIQRTEELEEAKKKLAQRLQEAEETAEAVNAKCSSLEKTKHRLQNEIEDLMVDVERSNAAAAALDKKQRNFDKILAEWKQKYEESQTELESSQKEARSLSTELFKLKNSYEESLEHLETMKRENKNLQEEISDLTEQIGESGKSIHELEKIRKQLEQEKSEIQAALEEAEASLEHEEGKILRAQLEFNQIKADIERKLAEKDEEMEQAKRNQQRTVDTLQSSLEAETRSRNEALRLKKKMEGDLNEMEIQLSQANRQAAEAQKQLKAVHAHLKDAQLQLDESLRANDDLKENIAIVERRNNLLQAEVEELRAALEQADRSRKLAEQELLDVSERVQLLHSQ